AATGATGAGCGTATTTTATATTTTTCGAGGGGCTTACGCACCCATCGCTATGATTGTGTCGCCCTGGGGGGCTTTCAAGGCAAATATTGCTTTAAAAATCTCTGAAATCCTCTAAATCCTAAAATCCTTAAATCCTTGTTTCTAAAATTTCTTAATCCCCTAAACCCTCTCAACCTTCTCAACTTTCTCAACCCCAAAAACGAGCAATTATCCTTTCAGAACTGCGGTAAACTGTTTACGCATAATTTTTCCACCCTTTGCATTTTGCGCTTCCCATAAAATAATATAAAGCCCCCGAGGTGCGTAATTGCCATTATCTTGGCAACCGTTCCAGTAAACGAATCCGGAATTATTCACCAACGCATAATCCGCTATCGTGCAAATTTTGCGACCGCTTAAATCAAAGACCTTGCAAGAAATACGATTGGAGGCAGCAAGGAGATTGTAGGCAAGGGTTATTTTTTCTCCTGCTTTGGCGTTACAAGGACTTCCTGAGAGCGTAACTTTCCCCAAATCAGGCAATTCGGAGGAAGGAATTGTGCTGTTGGGTAAGCCGGGAGTTCCTCCTCTTTCACTAAAACAATTTTGCCAGTAAAAAGTGGAATCAATTATCACTTTTTCGCGGGAGACACCTTTTAATATTTCCTCACCCGTATAAACCAAAGAATCCAAAGTTGCCGATTTATTTTTCAAGACCAAAATATCTCCGCCATTATTTAGATAAGTCCAACTCTCAGCTAAAATAATTGAGGCAGGTGGACAATCCGGATAGCGTATAAGTAAATTTTCCGGATTTCTACAAATGACATAATAGCCAATGGTTTCAGGCAAAGTAAAACGAATTTTGTCACCTGAACTATCCTCTATATAGTATATTCCTTTTTGGCTACAACCGCAATAAATTTCTATCCATTCTTGGTTAGCGGTTTCGGGATCGGCAAGAAATTCGTTGATGTAAGTATCTGGCTGAAAATCAGTTAAGATAGGAATAGTTAAAAGATTGTTGGTGGAATCCGGATCATCTGCATTGCTTATTTTTAGGGTTAAAGGGGTGGAATTGCACAAAAATGTTAGAGACAGCAAAAGGGAATCCAAAGCCGGAATGGGAGATATAATTTGCTGAGTTAGTAAGTTATTGTTTTGGGTAACAGTTAGTTCTGCCGAAACTGCAGGAGTAATCTGGCTGAGATTTTTCAGCCACAAGTCAAGAAAAGCACTGCCATTTTCATAAATAAGATTATAGGTGCCGAAAGTATAGTCGCAATATAGGTGATTTGCCAAACCGGGGGTTGGATTTGCTTCCGCAATAAAATCCGCTTCACAGTTATTTGTATCTCTGCCATCCATTTTTCTTGCCAGAGAACAACCAGCTAAAACATCGGGGGCAAAATAAATTCCCGGATTGTTATAATCGTCTGAGAGGAGATTGGTATTGGGCGAATCGTAAAGGACTGTATCCGTATAAGTTCCATCAGGACTTACATAGCGAATGCCATCTGTTTCACTACCCCCGTTTTGAAAGCTGAAATTGCAAAATAATTGAGCATTTACAATGGATGAACTTCCGATCAGCAAATAGCGATGAGGTCTTAATTCAAAAAAGGGAAGTGTGTATTGAACAATATAAGAAGAGCCACCGGAAAGAATTTTAGCTCCTTCCAATTGTTCATTGGAACTGCCATTATTATAAAGTTCTATCCATTCCCAGCCCTCGTCACTGCCCATTGGATCGTAACAGACCTCGTTAATAACGATTTCTGCATTAAAATATTGAACAAATAGGCAAAAGCATAAAAATAAAAGATAGGGCTTAATCCCGTTCATACAGTAATATTATGATTTCCGTTATTCAAATCCAAAGGCAGGGGTTTAATATTCCAGATCTTTTCGGAATATTCTTTTATGGCGCGGTCGCTGGAAAATTTCCCGATCCGAGCCACATTTTTGATCGCTTTGGTTATCCATTCTTGCCGGTTCAAATATAGCTCGTCAACCAAGTTGGAGGTCTCTACGAAGGAACGAAAAT
This genomic window from Candidatus Cloacimonas sp. contains:
- a CDS encoding lamin tail domain-containing protein codes for the protein MNGIKPYLLFLCFCLFVQYFNAEIVINEVCYDPMGSDEGWEWIELYNNGSSNEQLEGAKILSGGSSYIVQYTLPFFELRPHRYLLIGSSSIVNAQLFCNFSFQNGGSETDGIRYVSPDGTYTDTVLYDSPNTNLLSDDYNNPGIYFAPDVLAGCSLARKMDGRDTNNCEADFIAEANPTPGLANHLYCDYTFGTYNLIYENGSAFLDLWLKNLSQITPAVSAELTVTQNNNLLTQQIISPIPALDSLLLSLTFLCNSTPLTLKISNADDPDSTNNLLTIPILTDFQPDTYINEFLADPETANQEWIEIYCGCSQKGIYYIEDSSGDKIRFTLPETIGYYVICRNPENLLIRYPDCPPASIILAESWTYLNNGGDILVLKNKSATLDSLVYTGEEILKGVSREKVIIDSTFYWQNCFSERGGTPGLPNSTIPSSELPDLGKVTLSGSPCNAKAGEKITLAYNLLAASNRISCKVFDLSGRKICTIADYALVNNSGFVYWNGCQDNGNYAPRGLYIILWEAQNAKGGKIMRKQFTAVLKG